A genomic segment from Mus musculus strain C57BL/6J chromosome 13, GRCm38.p6 C57BL/6J encodes:
- the Gm10323 gene encoding zinc finger protein 431-like, which produces MDAVTFDDVHVNFTKEEWNLLDPSQMNLYKDVMLETYWNLTSIGYNWEDHHIEEPCQSSRRHTRSHSWKKLYECNQCGKAFSSHSSLRYHKRTHTGEKPYECNHCGKAFATPSHLQRHKRTHTGEKPYECNQCGKAFSSHSNLKYHKRNHTGVKPYECNQCGKAFVRPADLQCHKRSHTGEKPYECNQCGKAFVATTTLRRHKRTHTGEKPYECNQCGKAFSRQNSLRYHKRTHTGEKPYECNQCGKAFSCHSSLRYHERTHTGEKPYECNQCGKAFAISSHLQCHKRTHTGAKPYECNQCGKAFSRQNSLRYHKRTHTGEKPYECNQCGKAFSCHSSLRYHERTHTGEKPYECNQCGKAFAISSHLQCHKRTHTGAKPYECNQCGKAFSRQNSLRYHKRTHTGEKPYECNQCGKAFSCHSSLRYHERTHTGEKPYECNQCGKAFATSSHLQCHKRTHTGAKPYECNQCGKAFARPTTLQFHKRTHTGEKPYECNQCGKAFSSQNSLRYHKRTHTGEKPYECNQCGKAFATSSHLQCHKRTHTGAKPYECNQCGKAFSRQNSLRYHKRTHTGEKPYECNQCGKAFSCHSSLRYHERTHTGEKPYECNQCGKAFATSSHLQCHKRTHTGAKPYECNQCGKAFARPTTLQFHKRTHTGEKPYECNQCGKAFSSQNSLRYHKRTHTGEKPYECNQCGKAFSCHSGLIYHKRTHTGEKPYECNQCGKAFSCHNSLRYHKRTHTGQKPYECNQCGKAFSCHSGLRYHKRTHTGEKPYECNQCGKAFATSSHLQYHKRTHTGENLMNESNVSTNPLCDTVITPYIKEHIWQKNCMNIMNKVIPFEAIVISKYTEKLCSRETL; this is translated from the exons ATG gatgcagtgacttttgatgatgtgcatgtgaacttcactaaagaagaatggaatttgctggatccttcccagatGAATCTCTACAAAGATGTTATGTTGGAGACCTACTGGAACCTTACTTCTATAG GTTACAATTGGGAAGACCATCACATTGAAGAACCATGTCAAAGTTCTCGAAGACATacaag AAGTCATAGTTggaagaaactctatgaatgtaatcaatgtggtaaagccttttcctctcacagtagtctcagatatcataaaagaacccatactggagagaaaccttatgaatgtaatcattgtggtaaagcctttgcaacacccagtcatctccaaagacataaaagaacccatactggagaaaaaccttatgaatgtaatcaatgtggtaaagccttttcctctcaCAGTAATCTCAAATATCATAAAAGAAACCATACTGGAgtgaaaccttatgaatgtaatcaatgtggtaaagcctttgtaagACCCGCtgatctccaatgtcataaaagaagccatactggagagaaaccttatgaatgtaatcaatgtggtaaagcctttgtagcAACTACTACTCTCCGAagacataaaagaacccatactggagagaaaccttatgaatgtaatcaatgtggtaaagccttttcccgTCAAAAtagtctcagatatcataaaagaacccatactggagagaaaccttatgaatgtaatcaatgtggtaaagccttttcctgtcacagtAGTCTCAGATATCatgaaagaacccatactggagagaaaccttatgaatgtaatcaatgtggtaaagcctttgctatATCCAGTCATCtacaatgtcataaaagaacccatactggagcgaaaccttatgaatgtaatcaatgtgggaaagccttttccCGTCAAAAtagtctcagatatcataaaagaacccatactggagagaaaccttatgaatgtaatcaatgtggtaaagccttttcctgtcacagtAGTCTCAGATATCatgaaagaacccatactggagagaaaccttatgaatgtaatcaatgtggtaaagcctttgctatATCCAGTCATCtacaatgtcataaaagaacccatactggagcgaaaccttatgaatgtaatcaatgtgggaaagccttttccCGTCAAAAtagtctcagatatcataaaagaacccatactggagagaaaccttatgaatgtaatcaatgtggtaaagccttttcctgtcacagtAGTCTCAGATATCatgaaagaacccatactggagagaaaccttatgaatgtaatcaatgtggtaaagcctttgctacatccagtcatctccaatgtcataaaagaacccatactggagcgaaaccttatgaatgtaatcaatgtggtaaagcctttgcaagacctaCTACTCTACAatttcataaaagaacccatactggagagaaaccttatgaatgtaatcaatgtgggaaagccttttccAGTCAAAAtagtctcagatatcataaaagaacccatactggagagaaaccttatgaatgtaatcaatgtggtaaagcctttgctacaTCCAGTCATCtacaatgtcataaaagaacccatactggagcgaaaccttatgaatgtaatcaatgtgggaaagccttttccCGTCAAAAtagtctcagatatcataaaagaacccatactggagagaaaccttatgaatgtaatcaatgtggtaaagccttttcctgtcacagtAGTCTCAGATATCatgaaagaacccatactggagagaaaccttatgaatgtaatcaatgtggtaaagcctttgctacatccagtcatctccaatgtcataaaagaacccatactggagcgaaaccttatgaatgtaatcaatgtggtaaagcctttgcaagacctaCTACTCTACAatttcataaaagaacccatactggagagaaaccttatgaatgtaatcaatgtgggaaagccttttccAGTCAAAAtagtctcagatatcataaaagaacccatactggagagaaaccttatgaatgtaatcaatgtggtaaagccttttcctgtcacagtggtctcatatatcataaaagaacccatactggagagaaaccttatgaatgtaatcaatgtgggaaagccttttcctgtcacaaTAGTCTCAGATATCacaaaagaacccatactggacagaaaccttatgaatgtaatcaatgtggtaaagccttttcctgtcacagtggtctcagatatcataaaagaacccatactggagaaaaaccttatgaatgtaatcaatgtggtaaagcctttgctacatccagtcatctccaatatcataaaagaacccatactggaga aaaccttatgaatgaaAGCAATGTG AGTACTAATCCCTTGTGTGACACAGTCATCACcccatacataaaagaacacatatggcagAAAAACTGCATGAATATAATGAATAAGGTAATCCCTTTTGAGGCCATAGTCATCTCCAAATACACGGAAAAACTGTGCAgtagagaaaccttatga